The stretch of DNA CGTGGTTTTTCCGGAAACCTCCTTGTTCTTCCTTTATTATTCCCTCTTGAATAAGGAAATCAGATAGTCTTCTATTTAGAATCGATGTGAATAGTTTCCCGAGTGACGAGAGTAGTGTAATGCCCATGTAGTTTTCTGCTTTTGCTGGGTCCTCCTTTTTATAAATAGGGACAATTAATCCTACGTTCCATAGGGCGGGATATTTTCCACTAGTCAGGATTTTGTTGAATAACACTTGAAAGtgcttttttaaatgcactcaCCACGCACATACACAGCCAAACCAAGATCAGCTTAGATCGTGTCAATGGGTAAAACAAATTTAGTATGCGCCCTAGTACTGTGCGCATGCCTACTTATGACTATAAACTCTTTTCTCTCCTGTCAAAAGAGATGCAGACCACCAAAATGGAAAAATTTGGTAGCTTCTTGGTGTTAGagagcaccagcaccaaaaacacaagGGGGCTTTTTTGAAAGTGCTAGATattggagggggagggggtttggggggggggggggtatcagAGCTTGTACGGTAGGCCCTTTTTGACTTTGGTTAATATTTGTGTAGGTGAGAAGACGAAGGAAAGTTTCAATATGTACCAGGGGGACATCACTTATCTCAAATGGAAAACTGAACAACAGGTACACGCTTACCTTACATGCGGTGCTATCACAATATACACGACATTATGATTTCAATTACAATTACAAAAATGGAAGAGCGATAACTaagaaaaatgtttgaaaGACAATTAGATATGGTTCCCAACGGCCATTTTAAATGTTGACACGTAGCCTTTATTTTGAAGACATGTATAAGAAACATTAATACGTGGTACACCTAGAAGAGTTTTTCTCCTGTTTGTttcagttcacttatccgtgtcCGTATCCGCTTCTTTTGCGCTTTTGTAAATACGCGGTTGTTTTTACTAGGAACCACGTattcacaaaaacaaaaagacaatTGAAGCAGATTAAACTGCTTCAAGGCGCAAATTCCTACTTTTCTAAAGTGCCTTTTGTTACAGATTGAAAGGACGACTATGGGAGATGACTATGTGCCACCGCGAGTACTGGTACGAGTTCTTAGAAATAGATGCGCGCTAGTGACCACAGTTCAATTTACGGAAAACTTTCAAAATCCACGTTAAAGTAAAAAGGATAACAAATGTTCTTCCGCTAATACTGTAATGCTGGCAGTTCTTAGAAATAGAAGCGCGCTTTTGAAAGTTGACAGCTCTGTTTCAGTTTCAAAATCCGCGTTTCGCCTTTCAGTCAGGGTATGCACTTATTCTCTCTTGAAAACCAACGCGAACGTCTTTCTCTTTGAAGCTCGCAAAATAGAAAATTTCAAATTGTTTTAAATCTGATCATATTCCACTCTTGTTGATGAAATGCTGTTATATTGTAGTTTTGTagctgttgttatttttataaattttcACACTCAAGGATAAGCGATAGAGAAAGGTGAATGCCTTTTTGTTTAATTCTAAGTTGTGGAAACGCGAGTAAAAACACTTCCAAGTCCAAAATAGCAGCCAGCTTGTTTATTCATTCACAAAAGCTGTTGCATGATGGGATATCATGTGAATTACTGTATGTGATGCAAAGTACGTTTGCCATTGGGTAACATTTGCGCTCGTGCCATCATGTAATAATTTCTCTAATCCAAAGCTGATAGCAAGTAACGTACCTCGCGCTGATGTCCTGCAGGTCATTGTAAATGAAAACGTCACGAAAATATGCTACGTGAGTACTAACTCTAGATTACCGATTGCTAGCCTAATGCTGCATTCACCCCCAAAACCATGTCtagttaaacaaggtttttctttgcctgataacttgccaattcttactagctaaatgatcactaagtaacatgtacagcacagtctattcagttttgttcttggttctgtcTACTCTTGGGAGAATTTGATTTAGTTAAACCACTagtttaattaaaccacctttaaactggtgttggtgtgaatgcggtatAAGGTCCGGTGCTCACAGCGAGGAAAACTCACGCGGACACTTTACTCACTTCCCTCGCGAGACCTAAATCCCAAAATCTCACAATTTTGCCTCCGTTGCCCCGCGATACTTAGGTTCGTTAGATGTCCGCACACTTTAGTTTTCGGCCTCGCCAGGCAGAGAGCAAAGTGATATTTTTCTCACCGTATGCGTCCTACTTAAGGCAAGTATTGGCCGCGGTGCTCGCATGCTGAAAGTGCTCATCCAATACCATTTGATTTCCCTTTAACCAGTTGTGCCCACGTTTTTGTTACAGGATTTCAATTCAACTACTTTAAACTCCTTATTAGGTAAGACATTTTAAATATAGTTTTGTCTTCAAAATTTGCCAGCTTGAGTACTTGAGTAGTTTGCCATAGTTCACTTAGCTTTCGTACGAAAGCGGCGGTGATTtggttattgtttttctttcataGAAAAAGTCCACGAGGTGCTTGAAGCTTACCGCAGCAAGAGTAAAGCCCACTCCATCGGCTTTGCCTGTTTGGTGAGAGTTTTAGCTTAAGATACACCTTCAAAAAAAGTGCAAAGGGCAACTTTGGCGGTTCTATTTTAGCAAAGGACTACTCGACGCTCCTATGTGACGGTCGATTGTTTATAaaactttaaataaaaattctaAACCTTTTGTAATCATTATTGACAGGGAGGTCCTGGTTTTATCAACCCAGTAAAAGGCAAGATAATGACCAAAGTAAAAGTCCAACACGACCAGGAAATGGCAAGGTATGATACATTTACACCCCCACCCCGCTTATGGTTttacgcgcgctaccgtggccatcaAGACAATCGCTGTTCCTGTTAACACGAACTTCATAACTTGTGCTAAGATTGTGCTATGatgtgatatgatgatgatgtgatgtCTATCTTGGCAACGCTGATTGGCTGGTGAAGTTGATGTCAATTGGATAGCACGTTTCTTGAGTACCTTTTGACCTACCTCACAGAACTGTCAAGGTGACCACGGTAGCTTGCGTCGTAATGTAAAATGAAGCAAAGTCAAAACAGTCCAAGATTGTTGGGGATTCATACCCATGTTTAAGACATCTAAAgctttatattatattattttatatgaGGAGTATAGTCTTTTCTTTCGTTTCCGCGAAGTTTCTGGAAGACACTTGGTACAATGATGACCAAACTGTATCCgcgtgatgacgtcacaattcATGTGATAGGGAATAACGTGGCCGGAAACAAACAAGGCGAGAAGGTAGACCCGGGAAAGGAGATCAGAAGAGGCTGGGCGGTTTGAGGGCAGAGGTTAAGGGATCGAGTATTGCGTGTCAGGACGGTAGGGGTCAGGAGCGGTGTATTAGAAGGGAGTGGCTGGTACACAGAGGTAGAAGTGAGAGATAAGTAGGGATGGGGTGGTACATAGGTGTAGAAATtagaaataaaaaggaatgAGGTACTTAGGGTGGGGATTAAATTTAAGTAGATATTTAAGTAGAGATTGGTTGGTAGGAGTAGAAGTTGAGGGATTAGAAGCAATGAATGGAGGGCAGAAAAGAGGTGGGGATATTTGTGCTTGTAAGAAAAGAGTAGTCCATGTAGGTGAGATAGTAAgtgtttaaaataattttaatggtaacttaattttttttcagcttcTTAAATTTATATCTAAGTTCATGTTGCCTTCGCAAGTCAGTGTTGAAAGTCCGTTAGAGATGTCTGCGGCAGGTAGGAAAATGGTTGgaaaattgttttattctaAGTTATACAAAcggaataaagaaaaacttaaagaTGCTTTAAAACCATGTTATGGTTTTAAAGGCCCCTGAAATGTTAATTATGGCGTTATTCACTTTGATaatgaaaaatcaaaacagataACTGTTTTCATTTCAGGCAAAGAGATGATCAATTTGTACTTTGATCATGTCAAATACAAGATGTGGCGATCTAGAATGCATTCCAAGGTCGCCTTCGCACTCTGATGTCACTAACACCATTACATTTAAAATAATCAAGCAAATATAGACGCGTTTTATACTGTATATTTTGCGAAATTTCTttgacaatttaaaaaaaagctgaGAACTGTCGCCTTCCTTATAAGAAAATTAGGAataataacatttttatttatttcgcGGGATATAATTTTATGAACTATGCAAATTTTCTATGCAAaggttcttaaaacctttcacttatatcaatctagccaaaaaaaagcatagataaactttcaaattctgaaaagggaattgaatttgattgaaactTGAATTTTTTACAgagctttgaaaattttcctggctgcgcgaaaggagattgaatcgagtgaataattccaagttttggcggcaaaatctaaaacaaaGTATTTTCTTTAACGATACCGTAGACCCAAATGGCTTCATTTCaggtgaattttttttattatgccatTCGATGACAATAGGCACACTCTAGGTgttagtaaaaaaaagaacaccaaaattttaaatactccgccagatattaaaaaaaaaaacgaattcaGAACTAATAGGTTCAACAATTTTATCACTGTAAAGTACCAATGAATATTGTGTTGCTTGTATTAGTTGCTATTAGTTGATGTTGCTGACAAACCTGTAATTCAGTTACGACTGCAAGTGGTTTATTAAAacgattgattgattgattgattttgaTTGATTTCGAACGAGTGTAGCGTTACACGTATacaagcgcgtcagtatcattatCGACGTTTTATCCGAGATTTATCCGTATTTATATCAACTTTATAAGCGTTTGCTCTAAATTTTGCATAGTTTTGAACTACGCCAAGATTAAGTAAGAATCCTTGGCTTCATTCGAAGAAGGCTAACGAGGAAGAAAGCGCAAAACATAGAGTTGTCTCCGTTCGCGGTCTTTCTAAGTTTTCCGCGCTCTTCTTTTCTTCGGTGCAAGCTCGCTTCGGTCTAGGCATCTTCCTTCACTTGCACGACTAGCGCTATGACATTTGAGCGCCTAAGAGTTTTCCCGCTGCGTGTAGAGCGTGCAATGtgattggttgccatacgcGGCTCTATTTGCTCTTCGTCTGTCATTGCTGTCACGCTGCCTCTAATGTTTACACAACTTCAATCCCCGATATCTCGCAATCAAATTTCACCCCATCTTACTCTTAATATGTGAATTAAAGGTACACTTCTAACCGCCCGATTCCTGCGCAACTTGGCAAGcgttttgcagatttgtttcctgaagttaaataatcatttgactaccaggttgataTAAAAAGATGACGGATAAAACTtgtgtaaccacacaacgacCATAaacaataactaagaagacatgaaaaCGGGAACCagtttagcgcgcgcatatattttctcatgtagtttgattgacatctcgatctatgTCACAattgactggacccgggcctctAAGTTCACGGCCTGTTTTCTCgcgttttatagggtccatacaaaccacataccatttggaagatgaaaatataaagaattaaccaaatctatcaactctgacaggttatatggactttaaccGTTTTCAAGGGTCACCGAATAAAGCACCTCTGATCCGAGTAATAACAATgacgatgacaatgataataatacCGCCGTCTTTACAGAGGGGTGGTGACGGGGCAAGATGATAATGACGGGACCTCTGCTTGAGAGCTTTTCTGTCAAATGTCGCGGTTCAGTACAGCTCTAGAAGTTCTTGTGGGTTCTTGGTCCTGGCCAAATATTTGCCTCGGACTACGAATGGACCAAGAAAAATATCACGGCTCAGTACAGCTCTAGAAGGAGTGTCTTGTAGGTTGTTGGTTCTGGCGACACGTTCGCCTCTTACCACAAATGGACCATTTGTTGGGTGCAACTGAACACGTGAACAACACAAGAACTTAACGGGAGCCTTTTTAAAGCCGTCCATTCTGAGTGTATAAACCACAGGGTTAACCAGTGAGTTAGCGAACCTTATACAGTAGCAGCCTAGCACCACATGGGCTTCGGTGTTTCTAAAATCATTAAGAGTGTATCCAGGAGTGGACCAGGCAAGGGTGATACATGCCATCTCACCGATTTCAATGAAACTTGGTCAGATTGAAGTATCCACCCAACAACTCAAACTGCCGAAGTGGTTCAGATTTTGGAATAATCCGGGGGGAGTTATGACCACCCCCCTGGTTTTTGGCCATAAATTCGGGAAAATCGCCTGAAATAAGTATGAAATGTTGACCCCACTCCTGGTCACGGATTACAAGGGAATTCCATAATGTTTTATGTGAGTAAAGATCCATCCTTTCTTGGTTTACAACCAAGGTTTCAAATCATTTGGAGAGACAGGTGCCAATCAAGGGCTACACGTGTCTACCATGCCACGCATGGTTTCGCTGGTCGGGCAAAATAGCTCCATTTCAGTGTCACATATCTCCAATGCGCAACTTTCTTTTCACAAACTGTTTTTACCATCACTCAAAGTTATCTTTAAACTTAACAAATCCGTAATAAAATTCTCGGgacttgatatttttttccaacagtaattattttaatcatCCTACTACTCACTGATGATGGTATGTAGAAAATTTCgaatttcttataaaaaacgcGGTTGTGATTCTTTGGCAACAATTCGCAGCTTATATGTTTGACAATTATACGTTAAGAATAAGTTGAATAAGAACTGGGTTGCCATGGTTACAACAATAATGGGGGAATGTCAAATCCCATTTTGTTCTATATAAGCAAAACATCTGATATATCAGTTACCAGGGATCAAATTGTTTACTTAAAAGTTGTTCACGACCTTATTCTTCTATTAATATAATAACGGCAATAACTACCTTAACCTTCGGTTCGGACGTACACGCCAACGCATATCTCCACATCTACATATATTAGGGCGCTGCAGGGGGTCGTGACATTATCAAGAATGGACAAGAAAAAGGCTGGCACCATCTTTGATTTGTCAGTAAACTGAATTTCCTAAAAAAGCTAGAAAAAGGGACAAGGTATGCTAACAATGCCATTCCAGTTGGGAATTTTAGACAAAAATCAGTAATATAGCTGCGCCATGTAACTCATGACGTTATAACTCATTTCAATAGCAGCCTGACACTACACAAAGTGAATAAACTACTAAAACAGCAAGGAGTGAATGTCTTTGAGACAGTACATAGCTGTGTATCTTTAAAGCTCTAGCTCTCTCTGGATCTCGAGTCTTGTCTGCATTTGTTCAGCGTCTTGAACAAAGTCCTCTTTGTCCTGGTCGGGACTCAGATTTGCCTGATCAATGGCCAGTCGCCCACTCCTATAAAGAACGGACAATCGGCTGAAATATCGAGCAATCTGATCTGCGGAAAGCTCCCTTCCTTTTTGAACAGTTTCTTGCTGCTTGCGTCATGAGCTGATTGCATCTTTGCACAGACATCTTGTTGCCTTATGGGTTGTCTTGAGCTCCCAACCAGCTTGGCGTACAGGGCTGCTAGACGTAGATGGTGCAATCTTGGCGACGTTTCCACTTGGCACTACCCTATGCAAGTAGCTACCAGTCATCTCCCTTGTCGTTTTATGCCCACTTCTTCTTTATAGTGTGTCGTAAGTAGACTCTCTTTCTTGTCGTATCAGATGCTTTCCTGTGTCCAAGTGGTTTTGAAGACTCTCAAAAGACGGGTATGTCTTTATACATCCATCTTCTGGACAGGAGAGTAGGCAGTGGTTGGTCTTGACGAGGTTGCCTGTGGACTGATGATCTTAGAATGCCAGTTTGTTGCAGTCTACCAAATGGCAGACAGACAATTAGACGTGTTGCACCCTGGGTTGGCCCGAACCGTCTTAGCTTCTCTGGCGTAAAACGTTTACCAGGCCCTACATTGTAGGCTTTCCAAGCTCGGAGATCTCTAGACTCAAAGCAGAAGTTGTTAAGAGCCTGGATATTTTATGGGCTTTCATGGTTTGGCTGTCCTCGTTGACCTTAGCGACCGCTGCCAGGCATCCTTTTATTACACCATACGACTCCATTGCAACCTTCACGCCTTTGCACATTTTATGTCGTTCCCTTCGTTGATGAACCTCCGAATGTGGCTCTTGACTGTAGCGGTGCGCTTGTCGCATACATCCTTTCCCGCCTGTGGGTCACTAAAATCATACCTGGCTACGTTTATGCCTGCACGCTCCCCAATGGAGGGCAGGGACAGGGCATGGTAGGCAGAATGATAACAGCCCGAGGAACGCTTTGGTGAGGTGTGGTTTGGCAGCTtcaagggtttcaagggtGTGCTTTATTCTTGAAGCAACCGCAAACTAGTTTTGTGTACATTCCTCAAATGCACGTATGTACGTTGTGGTATGAAACAGAAGAGTAAAAATAATACATACTTTAGTCACACTGTAATTTATGGACAGAACATTTTGTTTACAGCTGGTTTCTGTCATGTTTCTCTTTGTGGTGTGCTGTGCGTGtaatatgccccccccccccccatataaCGACAGGCTACGATCATAACAACCAAATGAGATTTATGTACAACGGGCTCTGAGAATTCCTTCGTTAATGCGGCGTTGTCATGGTAGCAAGGTAAAATGTATATACCTTATCAGAGATGTTACATAAAATATTACACGATCTTTAACATAAAGAGttgagttttctatgagtaaCTAATCAACGAGGGGCGTAGCGCCGTGTTGACTATTTTGCTCGTAGAATACTACTCGTAGTATACTCCCCTAGCTTTTCAAAGCATCCTTTTTCTACCAATACTTTTGTTTGAAAGCTTGTGTTTTTGCTGCTCACCATCTATCAACAAGTAGATAGTAAGTCAAAATCTAGTTTGCTTTTACTACGTATATATTACCTCAATAGCATCCATACTCTTGGTAATCGCTACGGTCACATGCCATgatttgcctttttttaacataCTAGTCTCAGGCGCGTACATGTATTCATTATCAGGAGAACCTGGTTTGCGGTTAGGTTGTTAATGATATCGCTCTTTGCTACATCCTGTGTATAGGATAActtagtcaatcaaaccaaacaatcaaaacaagacaaaccGTCCCcaaaagcttgtgtctgactacgcgctattccccaacgagacaaggattttggattcgcagaggtcgcgcaacaacgaatttggctgtaaaaaaaaaaaaaaaaaatatgaaaatactGCGAATGCGCGCGGCTGTGCACCATTTGTGACTGAATGTCTACCAAAGTCAACAAGACTTTGGTAAACATTCAGTCACAAATCATTCACACAATCAATCACACTGATCATTGCGTGACAATGCTGTCACGCAATGATCAGTGAATTGTTCTTGTGTTGACCCCTGGTGTTGACTCACCTAGTACTTATTGTTTATAAAGAAAGCTGCTTTTTGAAATTATTATAAGCCATACATTTGATTATGTACTACGAGGAACTTGTATTTTAGAAACAAGATGTTTAACAAAAAGATGGTGCAACGATTTACCGATGTGCACTACACTAATTTATCGATTTTGCACAAAGAAGATATTTAGGTCCAGTCGTTGAAAAGCGCAAGAAGGATGTATTAGATAGCAAGACAAGATCATGTTGAGCTTGTAACTAAATAGTTCAGTAGccttgaatgaaaaaaaaaaaaacggcacTACTGGCACAAATGCGCTTTTTACTAAAATGTCGATTTGAAACTGACATTGTTGCAGTAACGTACATAATTTGTGACGGATATTTATTCGGATATTACCTTCAGTCAACACAGAACTTCATAACTTATATCTTCTATCATTTTAAAACATATAGGCTGCTAATTGTAGCCCAAGAATCATTActgcaatattttttaatgtgaaatttttttttttaatgtgaaattttttttatgtaccaGAATCAATAAGTAGTAAGGTGattagaataatttttgtcGGAAAAAATACCAAGTCCCGAGAATTTTATTACGGATTTGTTAGGTTTGAAGATGAGTTTGAGTAATGGTATAAACAATTTGTGAAAAGAAAGTTGCGCATCGGAGATATTTGACACTGAAATGGAGCTATTTTGCCCGATCAGTGAAATCATGCGTGACATGGTAGACACGTTTAGCCCTTGATTGGCACCTGTCACTCCAAATGATTTGAAACCTTGGTTGTGAATCAAGAAAGGATGGATCTTTACTCACATAAAACATTATGGAATTCCCTTGTAATCCGTGATCAGGAGTGGAGTCAACATTTCATGCTTATTTCAGGCGATTTTCCCGAATTTATGGCCAAAAACCAGGGGGGTGGTCATAACTCCCCCCGGATTATTCCAAAATCTGAACCACTTCGGCAGTTTGAGTTGTTGGGTGGATACTTCAATCTTACCAAGTTTCATTAAAATCGGTGAGATGGCATGTATCACCCCTGCCTGGTACACTCCTGGATGCACTCTTAATAAATACTCCAGTCGGGACGCAACACAAAAGTGTGAGGGAAGTTGCGGTGACCAGGGTCTTGGCCGTGTTTCTCTCTCGTTGTTGTGTCTGGGGTAACGCCTGGCGCCCCGTACTGTCTGTTCTGCAGTTTGAACTTGACAAAGATAGCTGCGTTGCAAAGACACATAACTGGAAGGGCACAAGCGATCAAGTATCTATCAAAGATATTCAACATGTCAACAGAAATAAGCAGGGCTACAATAGCAGAGGAGAAACATAACCATTGTAACGCCATTCCAAAATAGTACGGGTACATTCCTGCGACAAGATAACGAAATGGAAACATCGTCGCGAAGAACCGCTTAATGGTAATGATTAAAAGACCAAGTCCAGAACTCAGGCTAGCATATACCTGAAAGGCACTACACACGGTCTGATACTTTGTGACACAGTCTGGTACTTGGTGCGCTAAACACTGCGCGCGTATCGTGTCCGAGTGCTATGAAGACGGCCAGGCAAACCGCCGCTATCCCACCAAGCGCATCGGCCAGCGCTAAGCTCGCGATAAAGTAAGCACTGCGCTTACGGAGAGTTCTGTTCGTAATAAACACAATGAGCGTTAGGACATTTGCCACAGCCGCTAGGGTACCTTCGCCCAAGATCACGGCGATAGCAATGGTGTTAGTGTGGGGCTTTCAAAAATTCTCTCTCTACCCCTTAAGCTCatctaaatattttaaaattataaagtTCACCCAAACAAACCTAGAATATGCGTCGTGGACGAATTGTTAAAAGGAAAGTCAGGGATAAAGTATCAAGGAACTGTATTCTGGGTCCTCCACAGACTGTTCTCAACATAAAAAGGCACCATCTCaagttgaaaaatattttcgtGCCCTGTACTCGTAACCTTTTTACATAATTCCTTCTTCTTTATTTAccccaaaaataataatgaaataatattttgtaCGTGGTATGTAATTAAATGGACTAAGGAAGGAAGATGTATGAAAATTTTTTAACCGTTTTAAAGGGTCATCGAATAATCTTCGACTagcccacacaggtacccctaaCAAACATGccccacacaggtatcccTTACAAACACACCCCAATCAGGTATCCCAAACAAGCACACCcacacacaggtacccctcataaacacaccccacacagtcACACCTCAAAAACACTGCCCACACtggtacccctcacaaacacatcccacacacaggtacccctcccaaacacaccccacacagctacccctcccaaccccccccccccccacacaggtacccctcaaaTACACACCCGACACAGGTATCCCTCAAATACACACCc from Nematostella vectensis chromosome 8, jaNemVect1.1, whole genome shotgun sequence encodes:
- the LOC116613513 gene encoding NMDA receptor synaptonuclear signaling and neuronal migration factor isoform X4 — translated: MGAIVSSKKTPRARIENKAIAVNAFTSSRPKGDEQSVQGEVTSRGVSKDVTTSKELYPEVNIPRDQNSNETWGSRQNGRVYTGFAVVTPLRPEDAAVVIQSTFRGYITRKDMSKRQEASVMIQRHVRGYQTRKELKSQQQAAALIQNKYRKYRKTKQDGEASGRNTADNVGSSSCEEEEEPSKPEYRKPWNEATPTSHVIDKDVKIGEKTKESFNMYQGDITYLKWKTEQQIERTTMGDDYVPPRVLLIASNVPRADVLQVIVNENVTKICYDFNSTTLNSLLEKVHEVLEAYRSKSKAHSIGFACLGGPGFINPVKGKIMTKVKVQHDQEMASFWKTLGTMMTKLYPRDDVTIHVIGNNVAGNKQGEKLLKFISKFMLPSQVSVESPLEMSAAGKEMINLYFDHVKYKMWRSRMHSKVAFAL